One stretch of Streptomyces sp. R21 DNA includes these proteins:
- a CDS encoding NlpC/P60 family protein, with the protein MASHRRPKQPSRTRVTVLTTAAAAAVAFSANAANAAPSEKPSKDEVKSKVDKLYEEAEKASEKYNGAKEKQEKLEKQISTLQDNVARGQEDLNTLREGLGSMASAQYRTGGIDPSVALFLSSDPDDYLDKASAMDQLSSQQVEALKKVQEKQRSLAQQRKEAAEKLKDLADTRTELGKKKKEVQGKLGEAQKLLNTLTAKEKAALDAQQARASRASERSALDDNPGTSKPGSGYAGAAFAAAQGKIGSPYVYGAAGPSSFDCSGLTSWAYAQAGVSIPRTSEAQANAGTRIYSQSDLQVGDLVIFYGDFHHVGLYAGNGQVLHAPHSGAVVRYEAIGNMTFEFGVRI; encoded by the coding sequence GTGGCGTCCCACCGTCGACCCAAGCAGCCGAGCCGCACCCGTGTGACCGTGCTCACCACCGCCGCTGCCGCTGCCGTGGCCTTCAGTGCCAACGCCGCCAACGCCGCGCCCAGTGAGAAGCCGAGCAAGGACGAGGTCAAGTCCAAGGTCGACAAGCTCTACGAAGAGGCCGAGAAGGCCAGCGAGAAGTACAACGGCGCCAAGGAGAAGCAGGAGAAGCTGGAGAAGCAGATCTCCACGCTCCAGGACAACGTCGCCCGCGGCCAGGAAGACCTCAACACCCTGCGCGAGGGCCTCGGTTCGATGGCCAGCGCCCAGTACCGCACCGGCGGCATCGACCCCTCCGTGGCGCTGTTCCTCTCCTCCGACCCGGACGACTACCTCGACAAGGCGTCCGCGATGGACCAGTTGAGCAGTCAGCAGGTCGAGGCGCTGAAGAAGGTCCAGGAGAAGCAGCGCTCCCTCGCCCAGCAGCGCAAGGAAGCCGCCGAGAAGCTCAAGGACCTCGCCGACACCCGAACGGAACTCGGCAAGAAGAAGAAGGAAGTCCAGGGCAAGCTCGGCGAGGCGCAGAAGCTCCTCAACACCCTGACGGCCAAGGAGAAGGCGGCCCTCGACGCCCAGCAGGCGCGCGCCAGCCGCGCCAGCGAGCGCAGCGCCCTCGACGACAACCCCGGGACCAGCAAGCCCGGCTCCGGGTACGCCGGGGCCGCGTTCGCCGCCGCGCAGGGCAAGATCGGCTCGCCGTACGTCTACGGCGCCGCCGGCCCCAGCTCCTTCGACTGCTCGGGCCTCACCTCGTGGGCCTACGCCCAGGCCGGTGTCTCCATACCCCGGACCTCCGAGGCCCAGGCCAACGCCGGTACGCGCATCTACTCGCAGAGCGATCTCCAGGTCGGCGACCTGGTCATCTTCTACGGCGACTTCCACCACGTCGGCCTCTACGCGGGCAACGGCCAGGTGCTGCACGCCCCGCACTCCGGCGCGGTCGTCCGCTACGAGGCGATCGGCAACATGACCTTCGAGTTCGGCGTCCGCATCTGA
- a CDS encoding NlpC/P60 family protein codes for MGSHRRFAPSGLSRGRGATVTVLSVAATAAAALGAVPAGAAPHDDTRAEVDRLYEEAEKATEAFNKADERADSLRKQVSTAQDRIARQQERINTMRDALGSLAGAQYRSGGIDPSLALLFSDDPDDYLDKAAALDRITVHQAGELKDLEGAMRDLAQERAEATGKLADLEQSRKAVTRHKKTVERKLAKARQLLNRLPSAERAAYDRASRSGREDMPDLGGGAPSSTRAAAAIAAARSALGRPYVWGANGPSGFDCSGLMQWSYAQAGVGLPRTSQAQRYAGRQVPLSQAQPGDLIAYRDDASHIAMYMGNGQVIHAPYPGAPVRYDPVGMMPVSSVTRV; via the coding sequence GTGGGGTCCCATCGCCGCTTTGCACCATCCGGCCTGAGCCGGGGCCGTGGCGCCACGGTCACCGTGCTGTCCGTCGCGGCCACCGCCGCCGCGGCCCTCGGCGCCGTACCGGCCGGCGCCGCGCCGCACGATGACACCCGAGCCGAGGTGGACCGCCTCTACGAGGAGGCCGAGAAGGCCACCGAGGCGTTCAACAAGGCCGACGAGCGCGCCGATTCGCTACGCAAGCAGGTGTCCACGGCGCAGGACAGGATCGCCCGGCAGCAGGAGCGCATCAACACCATGCGGGACGCGCTCGGTTCGCTCGCCGGCGCCCAGTACCGCTCCGGCGGCATCGACCCGTCCCTGGCGCTGCTCTTCTCCGACGACCCGGACGACTATCTCGACAAGGCCGCCGCGCTCGACCGCATCACCGTCCACCAGGCCGGCGAACTCAAGGATCTCGAAGGCGCCATGCGCGACCTCGCCCAGGAGCGCGCGGAGGCCACCGGCAAGCTCGCCGACCTGGAGCAGAGCCGCAAGGCCGTCACCCGGCACAAGAAGACCGTCGAGCGGAAGCTCGCCAAGGCGCGCCAACTGCTCAACCGACTGCCGTCCGCCGAGCGCGCCGCCTACGACCGGGCGTCCCGCTCCGGACGTGAGGACATGCCCGACCTCGGCGGCGGCGCCCCCTCCTCGACCCGCGCCGCGGCCGCCATCGCCGCGGCCCGCTCCGCGCTCGGCCGCCCGTACGTGTGGGGCGCGAACGGGCCGAGCGGCTTCGACTGTTCGGGCCTGATGCAGTGGTCGTACGCGCAGGCGGGCGTCGGTCTGCCGCGCACGTCGCAGGCGCAGCGCTACGCCGGACGGCAGGTGCCGCTCTCCCAGGCGCAGCCCGGCGACCTGATCGCCTACCGCGACGACGCGAGCCACATCGCGATGTACATGGGCAACGGACAGGTGATCCACGCCCCCTATCCGGGCGCGCCGGTGCGCTACGACCCGGTGGGGATGATGCCGGTCTCGTCGGTCACCCGCGTCTGA
- a CDS encoding PadR family transcriptional regulator translates to MLELSILGFLHEEPLHGYELKERIKALTGHVRPVSDGALYPAINRLVAAGKLEERTEPGSSAAPRRILSLTEKGREDLLDRLRHPKQTEITDQVRFNALLAFLRHLPSRHEQAAVLRRRLDFLDTPSSFFYRDGEPVRAEETGDLFRQGMLRVARATGEAERKWLAEAIGLLERPG, encoded by the coding sequence GTGCTGGAACTGTCGATCCTCGGCTTTCTCCACGAAGAGCCGTTGCACGGCTACGAGCTCAAGGAACGGATCAAGGCCCTCACCGGCCACGTCCGCCCGGTCAGCGACGGCGCCCTCTATCCGGCGATCAACCGCCTCGTCGCCGCCGGCAAGCTCGAAGAGCGCACGGAGCCGGGCAGCAGCGCGGCGCCCCGCCGCATCCTGTCGCTCACCGAGAAGGGCCGCGAGGATCTCCTGGACCGGCTGCGCCACCCCAAGCAGACGGAGATCACCGACCAGGTGCGCTTCAACGCGTTGCTGGCGTTCCTGCGCCATCTGCCGAGCCGCCACGAGCAGGCCGCGGTCCTGCGCCGCCGGCTGGACTTCCTGGACACGCCTTCGAGCTTCTTCTACCGCGACGGAGAACCCGTACGGGCCGAGGAGACCGGCGACCTGTTCCGGCAGGGCATGCTGCGGGTCGCGCGCGCCACGGGCGAGGCCGAACGGAAGTGGCTCGCGGAGGCCATCGGCCTGCTGGAGCGGCCCGGCTGA